In Salmo salar chromosome ssa24, Ssal_v3.1, whole genome shotgun sequence, the following proteins share a genomic window:
- the apja gene encoding Apelin receptor A (The RefSeq protein has 1 substitution compared to this genomic sequence) — protein sequence MDPTMEYRDSYDYDYGDNETMCDYSEWEPSYSLIPVLYMLIFILGLSGNGVVIFTVWRSKSKRRAADVYIGNLALADLTFVITLPLWAVYTALGYHWPFGVALCKISSYVVLVNMYASVFCLTCLSFDRYLAIVHSLSSSRLRSRGTMLASLGAIWLLSGLLAVPTLLFRTTVDDINSNRTTCAMDFSLVTLNERHESLWIAGLSLSSSALGFLLPFLAMTIFYCFIGCTVTRHFNNLRKEDQKKRRLLKIITTLVVVFAICWTPFHLLKSMDALSYLNLSPSSCGFERFLLVAHPYATCLAYVNSCLNPFLYAFFDLRFRSQCLCLLNLKKAMHGQMSSMSSTLSAQTQKSEIQSLATKV from the coding sequence ATGGATCCCACTGTGGAGTATAGAGATAGCTATGATTATGATTATGGTGACAACGAAACTATGTGTGACTACTCTGAGTGGGAGCCGTCCTACTCCCTCATCCCTGTCCTCTACATGCTCATCTTCATCCTGGGCCTGTCTGGGAATGGAGTGGTCATCTTCACCGTCTGGAGGTCCAAGTCCAAGCGCCGAGCAGCAGACGTCTACATAGGCAACCTGGCCCTGGCTGACCTCACCTTTGTGATCACTCTGCCCCTCTGGGCGGTGTACACAGCACTGGGCTACCACTGGCCCTTTGGTGTGGCCCTGTGTAAGATCAGCAGCTACGTGGTGCTGGTCAACATGTACGCCAGTGTCTTCTGCCTCACCTGCCTGAGCTTTGACCGTTACCTGGCTAtcgtccactctctgtccagcaGCCGGCTGCGGTCGCGGGGCACAATGCTGGCCTCCCTGGGGGCCATCTGGCTCCTCTCAGGCCTGCTGGCCGTGCCCACTCTGCTGTTCCGCACCACTGTGGACGACATCAACAGCAACCGCACCACCTGTGCCATGGACTTCAGCCTGGTCACCCTAAACGAGAGGCACGAGTCCCTGTGGATCGCAGGACTCAGCCTGTCCTCCTCTGCCCTGGGCTTCCTTCTGCCTTTCCTGGCCATGACCATCTTCTACTGCTTCATCGGCTGCACCGTCACGCGTCACTTTAACAACCTGCGCAAGGAGGACCAGAAGAAGCGTCGTCTGCTGAAGATCATCACCACCCTGGTGGTTGTATTTGCCATCTGCTGGACCCCATTCCACTTGCTGAAGAGCATGGACGCCCTCTCCTACCTGAACCTGTCTCCCAGCTCCTGTGGGTTTGAGCGCTTCCTCCTGGTGGCCCACCCTTATGCTACCTGCCTGGCTTACGTTAACAGCTGCCTCAACCCCTTCCTGTACGCCTTCTTCGACCTGCGCTTCCGCTCCCAGTGCCTGTGCCTGCTCAACCTGAAGAAGGCCATGCATGGACAGATGAGCTCCATGTCCTCCACGCTCAGCGCCCAGACACAGAAGTCAGAGATACAGTCTCTGGCCACCAAAGtgtaa